In a single window of the Rhodoferax saidenbachensis genome:
- the chrA gene encoding chromate efflux transporter codes for MSTLSAAPAPVSFFEALKFWFKLGCISFGGPAGQIAIMHRELVEEKRWISDQRFLHALNYCMLLPGPEAQQLATYIGWLMHRTWGGIAAGALFVLPSLVLLIGLSWVYVAFGGVPWVAAVLYGIKPAVAALVLQAVHRIGSKTLKKPRTAPVLWAVAATSFIAVAVLNVPFPLVVLGAALLGWLGQRWWPDQFSGGSGHGGGKATTAHAPAWIDDETPTPPHARFRKSHLARLLVVGVLLWLLPMAVLVAWQGWDGTLAQMGWFFTKAALLTFGGAYAVLPYVYQGAVEHFGWLNAAQMMDGLALGETTPGPLIMVVAYVGFLGGWAKQVLGPDALFLGAALAATIVTWFTFLPSFLFILAGGPLVESTHGNLQLTAPLTAITAAVVGVIASLVLFFIAHIAIRTGATGSFGTQIDVLALGLAALVALALIRYKVGVVPVIAASALAGWLASLVGWI; via the coding sequence ATGAGCACGCTCTCCGCCGCCCCCGCGCCAGTATCTTTCTTTGAGGCACTGAAGTTCTGGTTCAAGTTGGGCTGCATCAGCTTTGGCGGCCCGGCCGGGCAAATTGCCATCATGCACCGCGAGCTGGTCGAAGAGAAACGCTGGATCTCGGACCAGCGTTTTCTGCACGCGCTGAACTACTGCATGCTGCTGCCCGGCCCCGAGGCACAGCAACTGGCTACCTACATTGGCTGGCTGATGCACCGCACCTGGGGCGGCATCGCGGCCGGTGCGCTGTTTGTACTGCCTTCGCTGGTGCTGTTGATCGGCCTGAGCTGGGTCTATGTCGCTTTTGGTGGCGTGCCCTGGGTGGCGGCGGTGCTCTATGGCATCAAGCCCGCGGTCGCCGCACTGGTGCTGCAGGCAGTGCACCGCATCGGCTCCAAGACATTGAAGAAACCGCGTACAGCGCCCGTGCTATGGGCAGTGGCAGCTACCAGTTTCATAGCGGTTGCCGTGTTGAACGTGCCGTTCCCTCTGGTGGTACTGGGCGCTGCGCTGCTGGGCTGGTTGGGCCAGCGTTGGTGGCCGGACCAGTTTTCCGGTGGCAGTGGGCACGGGGGTGGCAAGGCTACGACCGCCCATGCCCCGGCCTGGATTGACGATGAGACGCCCACCCCGCCCCACGCGCGCTTTCGCAAATCCCACCTCGCACGCCTGCTGGTGGTGGGTGTCCTGCTGTGGCTGCTGCCCATGGCGGTGCTGGTGGCCTGGCAGGGCTGGGATGGCACGCTGGCGCAGATGGGCTGGTTTTTCACCAAGGCTGCGCTGCTGACCTTTGGTGGTGCCTACGCGGTGCTGCCCTATGTCTACCAGGGCGCGGTGGAGCACTTTGGTTGGCTCAATGCGGCGCAGATGATGGACGGCTTGGCGCTGGGTGAAACCACGCCGGGCCCGCTGATCATGGTGGTGGCTTATGTAGGTTTTCTGGGCGGCTGGGCCAAACAGGTGCTGGGGCCGGACGCGCTGTTTCTCGGTGCGGCGCTTGCGGCGACCATCGTGACTTGGTTCACCTTTCTACCCTCTTTTCTCTTCATACTCGCGGGCGGGCCACTGGTGGAGTCGACCCACGGCAACCTGCAGCTCACCGCGCCACTGACGGCTATCACCGCCGCAGTGGTCGGTGTGATCGCCAGCCTTGTTCTGTTTTTCATAGCGCATATCGCAATCCGTACGGGGGCTACAGGCTCATTTGGCACTCAAATTGATGTGCTGGCTCTGGGGCTGGCCGCGCTGGTTGCATTGGCGCTGATTCGCTACAAGGTGGGCGTGGTGCCCGTGATTGCAGCCAGTGCGCTGGCGGGCTGGTTGGCCAGCCTAGTAGGATGGATCTGA
- a CDS encoding chromate resistance protein ChrB domain-containing protein translates to MDTAFSIPISISPQELVTHLGRPDVPLLLDVRRREKFDAAPTLLAGAQYCAPEAVAHFARTQAPREVVVYCVYGHNVSADAAATLRAAGWPVRVLAGGITGGEEGVDTHADIALWRSQTLPMVTKRADWGVTGEQPSRWITRERPKIDRIACPWVIRRFVDPRASFLYVPTPQVFSEAERLGAVAYDIPDAPVSHVGEECSFDALLQGFGLRDPALQHLATIVRGADTDRLDLAPQAAGLLAVSLGMSRTYADDHAMLEAMLPVYDALYAWCVDAVAGQDERHNWQPGMSR, encoded by the coding sequence GTGGACACCGCTTTTTCAATCCCTATTTCCATTTCTCCGCAGGAACTGGTCACCCATTTGGGCCGGCCTGATGTACCGCTGTTGCTCGATGTGCGACGGCGCGAAAAGTTTGACGCAGCCCCCACCCTGCTGGCAGGGGCACAGTACTGCGCCCCTGAAGCGGTGGCGCACTTCGCACGCACCCAGGCGCCACGCGAAGTGGTGGTGTATTGCGTCTATGGCCACAACGTCAGCGCCGACGCCGCGGCCACCTTGCGTGCTGCGGGTTGGCCGGTGCGTGTCCTGGCCGGTGGCATCACGGGTGGTGAAGAGGGTGTGGATACGCATGCCGATATTGCGCTGTGGCGCAGTCAGACCTTGCCCATGGTCACCAAGCGCGCCGACTGGGGCGTGACGGGTGAGCAGCCCTCGCGCTGGATCACGCGCGAACGGCCCAAAATCGACCGTATTGCCTGCCCCTGGGTGATCCGACGCTTTGTCGATCCGCGCGCCAGCTTCTTGTATGTGCCCACGCCGCAGGTATTCAGCGAAGCCGAACGCCTGGGTGCCGTGGCCTATGACATTCCCGATGCGCCCGTGTCCCATGTGGGTGAAGAGTGCAGTTTCGATGCCTTGCTGCAGGGCTTCGGCTTGCGCGACCCGGCGTTGCAGCATCTGGCCACCATCGTGCGCGGGGCCGATACCGACCGGCTGGACTTGGCGCCACAGGCTGCGGGACTGCTGGCGGTGTCGCTGGGCATGTCGCGGACCTACGCGGACGATCACGCCATGCTGGAGGCGATGTTGCCGGTGTATGACGCGCTGTATGCCTGGTGCGTAGACGCGGTGGCGGGCCAGGACGAACGCCACAACTGGCAGCCCGGGATGTCGCGATGA
- the metW gene encoding methionine biosynthesis protein MetW produces the protein MSDASIQHAIAELVPHGARVLDLGCGDGAMLEYLQKERGCSGYGVEIDDANVLACVRRGVNVIQLNLDEGLAMFEDASFDVVLQIDTLQHLRNAEVMLRETARVGRVGIVAFPNFAHWPNRLSILQGRMPVTKRLPYQWYDTPNIRVGTHADLADLAARNGLRVLDSFGLQNGRTVRFAPNWRAGTSVYKLAR, from the coding sequence ATGAGTGACGCCTCCATTCAACACGCCATTGCCGAACTGGTGCCGCACGGCGCTCGTGTGCTCGACCTGGGCTGTGGCGACGGCGCCATGCTGGAATATTTGCAAAAAGAGCGTGGTTGCAGTGGTTATGGTGTGGAGATTGATGACGCCAACGTGCTGGCCTGTGTGCGGCGCGGCGTTAACGTGATCCAGCTCAACCTCGACGAAGGCCTGGCGATGTTCGAGGACGCGTCGTTTGACGTGGTGCTGCAGATCGACACGCTGCAACATTTGCGCAATGCCGAGGTCATGCTGCGCGAGACCGCACGTGTGGGCCGGGTCGGCATTGTGGCGTTCCCCAACTTTGCGCATTGGCCGAATCGCCTGAGCATCCTGCAAGGGCGCATGCCGGTGACCAAGCGCCTGCCCTACCAGTGGTACGACACACCCAATATCCGCGTCGGCACCCATGCCGATCTGGCCGATCTGGCCGCACGCAACGGTCTGCGTGTGCTCGACAGCTTTGGTCTGCAGAACGGCCGCACCGTGCGCTTTGCACCCAACTGGCGTGCCGGAACTTCGGTCTACAAACTCGCGCGGTAA
- the metX gene encoding homoserine O-succinyltransferase MetX, which translates to MLIATPQSMPFEAALPLQSGASIRGYSLSYETYGTLNADKSNAVLICHALNASHHVAGVYAGQDKSEGWWDNMIGPGKPLDTNRFFVIGVNNLGSCFGSTGPMHVNPDSGQVYGADFPVVTVEDWVNAQARLLDALGIQKLAAVMGGSLGGMQALSWTLQYPERVAHAVVVASAPNLTAENIAFNEVARRAIVTDPDFHGGHFYQHGVIPKRGLRIARMIGHITYLSDDVMNEKFGRKLRDAATRGELQDYLYSTQDVEFQIESYLRYQGDKFAEYFDANTYLLITRALDYFDPARSHGGNLTQALARATCKFLLVSFTTDWRFSPKRSREIVKALLDNKRDVSYAEIDAPHGHDAFLLDDARYMRVVSSYFDSVEKEITA; encoded by the coding sequence ATGCTGATCGCCACGCCCCAGTCCATGCCGTTTGAAGCTGCCTTGCCTCTGCAAAGCGGCGCCAGCATTCGCGGTTATTCCCTGAGTTATGAGACCTACGGCACGCTCAACGCCGACAAGTCCAATGCAGTGCTGATTTGCCACGCGCTCAACGCCTCGCACCACGTGGCCGGGGTGTACGCGGGCCAGGACAAGAGCGAGGGCTGGTGGGACAACATGATCGGGCCTGGCAAACCGCTCGATACGAATCGCTTCTTTGTCATTGGCGTCAACAACCTGGGCTCCTGCTTCGGCTCCACCGGGCCCATGCACGTGAACCCGGACAGTGGCCAGGTGTATGGCGCCGACTTCCCCGTTGTGACGGTGGAAGACTGGGTCAACGCCCAGGCGCGGTTGCTGGACGCGCTGGGCATCCAGAAACTCGCCGCCGTGATGGGCGGCTCGCTGGGCGGCATGCAGGCCTTGAGCTGGACGTTGCAGTACCCCGAGCGCGTGGCACACGCGGTGGTGGTGGCCAGCGCGCCCAACCTGACGGCGGAGAACATCGCCTTCAACGAAGTAGCGCGCCGTGCCATCGTGACCGACCCGGACTTCCATGGCGGGCATTTTTACCAGCATGGCGTGATTCCCAAACGCGGCCTGCGCATCGCCCGCATGATCGGACACATCACCTACCTGAGCGACGACGTGATGAACGAGAAGTTTGGCCGCAAGCTGCGCGATGCGGCCACGCGGGGCGAGTTGCAAGACTATCTGTACTCCACGCAGGATGTGGAGTTCCAGATCGAGAGTTACCTGCGCTACCAGGGTGACAAGTTCGCCGAGTACTTTGACGCCAACACCTACCTGTTGATCACCCGCGCACTCGATTACTTTGACCCGGCACGCAGCCATGGCGGCAACCTGACCCAGGCGCTGGCGCGCGCCACCTGCAAATTCCTGCTGGTGAGCTTCACCACCGACTGGCGCTTCAGCCCCAAACGCAGTCGCGAGATCGTGAAGGCGCTGCTGGATAACAAGCGTGACGTGAGCTACGCGGAGATCGATGCACCCCACGGACACGATGCTTTTTTGCTCGATGACGCCCGCTACATGCGCGTGGTCAGCTCCTATTTCGATAGCGTAGAGAAGGAAATCACAGCATGA
- a CDS encoding TMEM165/GDT1 family protein, whose product MEAFLTSTGIVALAEMGDKTQLLALILAARFRKPWPIVLGILVATLVNHALAGAVGAWITTVIGPDLLRWILAASFIAMAAWMLIPDKMDDEDTDAQPRWGVFGTTVIAFFLAEMGDKTQIATVMLAAKYNAYLWVVAGTTLGMMLANAPVVWLGERMTRLVPIRIVHIVSALIFAGLGVAALVWS is encoded by the coding sequence ATGGAAGCTTTTCTTACCTCCACCGGCATCGTTGCCCTCGCCGAAATGGGCGACAAGACGCAACTCCTCGCCCTCATCCTCGCAGCCCGCTTTCGCAAGCCCTGGCCGATCGTGCTGGGCATTCTGGTCGCGACACTGGTCAATCACGCGCTGGCGGGCGCGGTCGGCGCCTGGATCACCACGGTTATCGGCCCCGACCTGCTGCGCTGGATACTCGCGGCCTCCTTCATCGCGATGGCCGCGTGGATGCTGATTCCGGACAAGATGGACGATGAAGACACGGATGCGCAACCGCGTTGGGGTGTGTTCGGCACCACGGTGATTGCTTTCTTCCTCGCCGAAATGGGCGATAAAACCCAGATCGCCACCGTCATGCTGGCGGCCAAATACAACGCTTACCTTTGGGTGGTGGCCGGTACCACACTGGGCATGATGCTGGCTAACGCGCCGGTGGTATGGCTTGGCGAACGCATGACGCGGCTGGTGCCGATTCGCATCGTGCACATCGTCTCGGCGCTGATTTTTGCGGGGCTGGGCGTGGCGGCACTGGTGTGGTCTTAG
- a CDS encoding phosphoribosylanthranilate isomerase codes for MRTLPFVKICCISSVEEARLAVQHGAAAQGLVSAMPSGPGVIADELVTRIAASVPPPVATFLLTSRQDAVGILEQHRRCRTTTLQLVDHVPHADLVTLREQLPGIQLVQVIHIVDETSVQEALAVAPLVDALLLDSGNQKLAVKELGGTGRTHDWTLSRRIRDLSGVPVFLAGGLSPANVVAAVQAVQPHGLDLCSSVRSNGHLDAEKLQNFFAALAGHAQEATKIIAN; via the coding sequence ATGCGTACCCTGCCCTTCGTCAAGATCTGCTGTATTTCGAGTGTGGAAGAGGCTCGACTGGCCGTGCAGCATGGTGCCGCCGCACAGGGGCTGGTGTCCGCCATGCCCAGCGGGCCGGGGGTGATTGCGGACGAACTGGTCACCCGCATTGCCGCCAGCGTGCCACCACCCGTGGCCACGTTTTTGCTGACTTCACGCCAGGACGCGGTTGGCATTCTGGAGCAGCACCGGCGCTGCCGCACCACCACGCTGCAACTGGTCGACCATGTGCCGCATGCTGACCTCGTCACCTTGCGCGAGCAGCTTCCCGGTATCCAGCTGGTGCAGGTGATCCACATCGTCGATGAAACCTCGGTGCAGGAGGCGCTGGCTGTGGCGCCGCTGGTGGATGCGCTGTTGCTGGACTCGGGCAACCAGAAGCTGGCGGTCAAGGAGCTGGGCGGTACCGGCCGCACCCACGACTGGACGCTGAGCCGGCGCATCCGCGACCTGTCGGGCGTGCCGGTGTTTCTGGCCGGTGGCCTAAGCCCAGCCAATGTGGTGGCCGCGGTGCAGGCGGTGCAACCGCACGGGCTGGACCTGTGCAGCAGCGTCCGTAGCAACGGGCATCTGGATGCAGAAAAACTGCAAAACTTCTTCGCAGCCCTTGCAGGGCATGCGCAAGAAGCTACCAAAATAATAGCAAACTAA